TCACACGATCATGTTTGCACACGCAGGATCTGCACACACTAACACggagaatagaacgcattgatttcactgggttcgtTCTTATAAGCGCGTTTTGCACAGCGAAATTGCCGTAGACGTCTATGGTATGTgtgcaaggggatgcgtgaaacactgcgcaaaacgcagcaaaagaagacagctggcccttattaggcttaaatagccatttaaatccacTGAAAGGGTGTGTCACGCATGTGGGAATTGGCCTAGcgtgcgcaaaaattacagtaatatgcgcaggaAAGTGCGCAAAATGCTGATTATGTTGCTCTTCAAACCtcgtttatgcacaaatacactgcgctGCAATGAACATATTTGCGCAAATGTAAGTGTGTCTCTTCCCTAAGTGTATATTCACATTGTGCAGTTGTGCTGCAGTTTTTGGCATTGTGCGCACAGTTTTACTGCAAATTGCTACGGTTATGAGGCTAGCACAGGTGAGGCTCATTAGCACCATGCATTTCACTGTGAAGTAAGGGGGGTGAGCTGTGCCCCACCTTCCCCTGACAATACATAGTGGCTCAGCCACTGTCACAAGCGGCTAGGAGTCGCGCAGTTAAGCCCCACCCCCCTCCCGTCTGGGATTTATAATGCTAGGAGCACTATGTAAAAGACCCCACCAGCGAATCAGCAAATGGCTGGCATGGGGAGGTGTGGAATAGTCACAGGGTGCCAAATACAGAGTGCAGAGAAATGCATATGAGAATCGGGAAGGTCAGGCTCTGCGCCCACTGTGATGTCAGGGCCCTGAAGATGGCCCCTTAGCAAGGGCAAAGACCAGAGGGCTAAGCCTAGTCCTTCAAGAAATCCTAGAAGTTACTAGGAGCCCTCTCTGGCCTAAAAAGATAAATTGTAGCTGCATCACAGCAGCGAGTCATGCAGCAGAACTGAGTGTGAAGAGTGCAGCAGTGGAGAGCAGGAGCAGCACAAGCCTGTCTTAAAGTGGCAGAGACCATTTCTCCAGGCTAGCAGCCAACAACATAGTGCGGAGACCACCAAGTGCCCTGACAACCTGGAGGCCGAAAAGCGACATCTGATGAAGAATCAACTGGACCATTGGGAGGAAGGATAACCATAGCAGGTGGAAAGAGTGGGAGGCTCCTTCCCTGCAACCACCTGAAGGCAGAGGTGCGATGCACGCTTCAAGAGGTCTATGAAACAGAGACCGTGCAGATGAAGAAAGAAGCAAATGCAAATGGCCAAAGATGTGAAATCACTGGCCATGAGGACTCACTGCGATTATTGATTGTAAAGTAGTCGCAGCTCCGTAGTTCAGGTTATACAAGGCCTTGCAGGGTTAATTAGGCAGAGGTCATGTGAGCGTATGATTACTGCATATTATGCGTGGGATGTACGCGTGTGTGATATGCGGTAACTTGCAgtcaatcaaatacattgtcaTAGCAGTTCCACTCATATTTGCATGTAGGAATAGCATAATATGCAAAAAAGAACATGTATTACGCGCAAGAGAGCGCATTATTCTCTATGTGCGTGTAATCAATGGCGCCTATACACAATTACATTACGTTACAAAGTGACAGCGCagaaaatctaaattaaaaaaacgtggactgcgcatgaccgcgaGATAAACTGTCATATGCAGTACAATTTCACTACCATACACGGCGATTGGCTGGGGCACTGGCAGCTCCACAGCAGTAAAACACTGTGTGGAAAGGATACGGCTCCTATGGGGGGAAAGAGGTCGGATCGATGGAGGAGAATGTCAAGCTTAACAACTGCTGCATAGAGGTAAGGGCATAAGTAGGGAGCCTGGGAAATGTGCTTCCGCCAAGGAGAAGCGAAAGCTACGAACGTGTCAGCCAGGGACGCTATATGCCGAAAAGTACATATTGTGTCCCAGCAGATATTTAGTGTTCTGTCTCTTTAAAAAAATTTCTGGCATGCAGCAAACAAATCGCACCAATGTAAAAGGTAAtgagtttcatgcatctcctagacTATtacacgcacatttgcgcaccctccattgacttcaaaatagagcttgctgcatATTTATTTGTGCGCCCGAAATGCGCTGGAAAATATACGCATTTGAACgcacccattgcaatcaatgggctttattttattttttttgctcattGCAATGCCAGGCAAGGCTTGTATGAAAGCATTTGGTCATCGCTGCACACGATTGTTGATGTTTTGCCCTTGCACACGTGGATGTCGCTCACACGGTGGGGATGTGCTCTGCACTTGGCTGGGTTTTGCACTCCGCTCAGGATGATGTGTATATAAGGAGGCGGCGGTGAAGCTGACAGCATACTGCAGCACTGACACATCTGAGCAGCAAGTAACCGCAGCCAGCTGAGTGGAAGCGACAGCATGGACCCTCATAGTTGTAACTGTGCTGAAGGTATGGAGGGGCTCTATGAGCATGCTAGGACTGGGGGGAGATGGGGGGTGGAGGGAGGTAATGGAGAGCTGGTAATGCTGCGTCATGGGCTGTCTGGGAATACAAGATCTGGAACCTGCTGTTATAGAAACTGCATAGAAATATATGGTACAACCCAAAATGCCGGACTATAGTGGTCTATATAAGAATGTATATATCCTATATACTATTAGATCCGATGAGGCATAAACTCGGATTCTTAATGCCTTGTGAAATATGATGGACTCACTATATTTATGTCTCCTAGGTGGTTCCTGCACTTGTGGGGATTCCTGCAAGTGTAAAAACTGCAAATGCAAGTCATGCAAGAAAAGTAAGTACATGCGTTTGGGGTATGGTCATATGAGGTAGACCCCCTTTTTTGGTGTGCATATTTTGAACATCTGGTGTAATGCAAGTGAATGAAAAATCTGATTCATATGGGGATGGGAGGCAATTTAGGGTGCAATTCAGACTTTAGAATCCGAAGCATGAGCTATGTTACAGATTTCACCCTCTACAATGTAAGGGGGGACGTCTGGGATACGGCTGTAGCTAGATCTACATGTGACATGTGGATTGATCTGCAGATGGCAGATGTCTGCAGTCAATTGGCTACTGTATTCAGCTAGGTGTGAAAACCTGCAGGACTGGAGGATGAAATTGGGGAATATGTACTCATGCAATCATAAGTGGCTACAATAGTGGAGCTTAATTTAGAGGGGAGATTATAGTCTGGTTGGCAGTGGTTTCACTGCTAagacccaccaatcctgagaacagggggtcCCAAGTACCCCTCTTTCTCACTGCACCCCATTCAGTGAGAAAGAGTAGCGGTTGAGCATGCATGGTGCCAcagcatttatttcaatgaggctgatagAAATGGCAGAGTATAAGTGCTCGGCTAGCTCTGGAAATCCCGTTGAAGATAAATGAGGGGGCACCATGCACTtttggctgctgctccattcaatctcagcCTCCCTGCGGCAAGTGCAAGGAGGAGGACATGGGACACATCATTCTCACGATGGTGACTGAGGGTCTCAGACTTCCATCACCTATAATGTGGATAAGTGAGAAAAGATAGTTTTGggaatggccctttaaaatgTGTTGCGGGTATAGCCCCACATATTTACCAGTTGTATAAGGGGTCTTTCACACTGGCTGGAATTGGGACACACGATGTacccaaatccgcagctgtggattGCCACACCAAAATTTTCAGGTAGCCTGGGGATTTTGGCACGGAATTTACCATGACTTGTGGTGCGTCCTAATTCTACCCTGTGTTAAAGGTCTCTTAGCCTAATTTCTCACAGGCAAGCATTATATTGGACCGTTAAACTTGGCCTGGGAATGTGTGATTTTTGATTCTTGATTTCCCCCCACCCTCTTCCCCCACGGATTCGAAACGCTTTTGAGTCAAAAACagctcacttcagggaagtagcaatccttcaACGTGGCTTTCAACATACTCTAAGGTCGtcgtcacacaggcgtatgcgtaaTTGCGTGCGCCTGAGCGatgcgtttttgcagaatgaactttgtttttttgcacatggatCTGCAAATTTTACAGACTTTTTGCGCCCGCagtgcatgtt
The Eleutherodactylus coqui strain aEleCoq1 chromosome 11, aEleCoq1.hap1, whole genome shotgun sequence genome window above contains:
- the LOC136582663 gene encoding metallothionein-like gives rise to the protein MDPHSCNCAEGGSCTCGDSCKCKNCKCKSCKKSCCSCCPADCSKCSKGCECAKGCDTCSCCK